One part of the Sporosarcina ureae genome encodes these proteins:
- a CDS encoding FMN-binding glutamate synthase family protein → MSWLEGINFTTSLVVLIILAIPISIGIFLYFFDRSQKQHAILRNYPILGRVRYMFEKAGPEVRQYLFNDDNSGKPFSREEYLHMVMPGKYLNSVIGFGSKRDFQEPGHYIRNAMFTKQNEEMRVDNDNLLSTMRYEVDTDNLFSRKEHREEVTTLPWLLPEEDAIVLGPNCEHPFVVRSLLGQSAMSYGALGDHAITALSKGIGMAKGAWMNTGEGGVSDHHLVGGADIVAQIGSGLFGFRTEDGQFDIEKVKEKARIPQIKAFEIKLAQGAKMRGGHVEGEKVTEEIAAIRGVKPFTSINSPNRFKQFHDYPTLFSFIEDIRHAGGKPVGIKVVIGGKQDAEELASYMAETGMGPDFISLDGAEGGSGATYQDLADSVGLPLRSSLILLDDALRKFEVRDHVKIIASGKIITPDKAAIALALGADLIQVARGFMISVGCIMAERCHTNTCPAGVATTDKSLQRALVVEEKKFRVTNYILTMREGLFRVAAAAGLDSPTKFERHHVIYKDERGKIHSIE, encoded by the coding sequence ATGAGTTGGTTAGAAGGTATTAATTTTACAACTTCGCTAGTAGTGCTCATCATATTAGCGATACCGATTAGCATTGGCATATTTCTATACTTTTTTGACCGTAGTCAAAAGCAACATGCGATTTTACGTAACTATCCGATTTTAGGTAGAGTGCGCTATATGTTTGAGAAGGCGGGTCCTGAGGTTAGACAGTATTTATTCAATGACGATAACAGCGGCAAACCCTTCAGCCGTGAAGAGTATTTACATATGGTGATGCCTGGAAAATATTTAAACAGTGTCATCGGTTTCGGTTCTAAACGGGATTTTCAGGAACCGGGTCATTATATTCGCAATGCGATGTTTACGAAACAAAATGAAGAGATGCGTGTCGATAATGATAATCTATTGAGTACGATGCGCTATGAAGTCGACACAGATAATTTATTCTCGCGTAAAGAACATCGCGAAGAAGTAACAACATTGCCTTGGCTATTACCTGAAGAAGATGCGATTGTACTAGGACCGAATTGTGAGCATCCATTTGTTGTGCGTAGCTTGCTTGGGCAGTCTGCCATGAGTTATGGAGCACTTGGCGATCATGCAATTACTGCACTGTCTAAAGGGATTGGTATGGCAAAAGGTGCATGGATGAATACAGGGGAGGGCGGAGTATCTGATCATCACTTAGTTGGTGGAGCGGATATCGTTGCGCAGATTGGTTCAGGTTTGTTCGGATTCCGGACGGAAGATGGACAGTTCGATATTGAAAAAGTAAAAGAGAAAGCCAGAATACCACAAATTAAAGCATTCGAAATCAAGTTGGCACAGGGAGCAAAAATGCGTGGAGGACATGTTGAAGGGGAGAAGGTGACGGAAGAGATTGCGGCTATACGAGGTGTAAAACCGTTTACTTCTATTAATAGTCCGAACCGCTTTAAACAGTTTCACGACTATCCGACGTTATTTTCTTTCATTGAGGATATTCGTCATGCGGGTGGTAAGCCTGTTGGTATTAAAGTCGTCATTGGTGGTAAGCAGGATGCGGAAGAATTAGCATCATATATGGCTGAAACCGGTATGGGTCCTGATTTTATCTCACTTGATGGAGCGGAAGGTGGATCAGGAGCAACTTATCAAGATTTAGCAGACAGTGTGGGCTTACCACTTCGTTCGTCTCTCATTCTACTGGATGATGCATTGCGTAAGTTTGAAGTGCGTGATCATGTAAAAATTATTGCTTCAGGTAAAATCATCACACCTGATAAAGCGGCCATCGCATTGGCTTTAGGGGCAGACTTAATACAAGTAGCACGTGGTTTCATGATTTCAGTAGGCTGTATCATGGCGGAACGATGTCATACGAATACATGCCCAGCTGGTGTTGCGACGACAGACAAAAGTTTACAGCGCGCTCTTGTTGTCGAAGAGAAGAAGTTCCGTGTGACGAACTACATTTTAACGATGAGAGAAGGATTATTTCGTGTAGCCGCGGCTGCTGGTCTAGATTCACCTACTAAATTCGAACGTCATCATGTGATTTATAAAGATGAGCGTGGCAAAATCCACTCTATCGAATAA
- a CDS encoding C40 family peptidase: MKKLLCSILMASVMIMGFTGGTADAASKATAKSGTYITVHNSNVRADAGTKHRRVFTLRKGTRVQLTHQKYVGKQLWYKVKINGKKGYVSSSLLKRSTGKAVAAASPTKGGGSGVVKTAMNLRGIPYRFGGTTTRGFDCSGFIQYSFKKNGKSISRTTTGQFKQSSKIKSPRPGDLVFFHNTYRKGISHVGIYVGNNKFVHAGGKKSEVVNLNNPYWKSKFNSFRRI, encoded by the coding sequence ATGAAAAAGCTTTTGTGTTCAATTTTGATGGCGTCAGTCATGATTATGGGGTTTACAGGCGGAACAGCCGATGCCGCTAGTAAAGCAACAGCAAAGAGTGGTACATACATAACGGTACATAATTCAAACGTTCGTGCAGATGCAGGAACAAAACATAGAAGAGTATTCACTTTAAGAAAAGGTACTCGCGTTCAACTAACACATCAAAAATATGTCGGTAAGCAATTATGGTACAAGGTGAAAATTAACGGTAAAAAAGGATATGTGTCTAGTTCACTGTTGAAAAGATCTACAGGAAAAGCAGTAGCAGCAGCTTCCCCTACTAAAGGTGGAGGTTCTGGTGTTGTAAAAACCGCAATGAACTTACGTGGAATTCCATACCGTTTCGGCGGCACTACAACTAGAGGATTCGACTGCAGTGGATTCATTCAGTATTCATTCAAGAAAAATGGTAAGTCTATTTCTAGAACGACAACTGGGCAATTCAAACAATCTTCAAAAATCAAATCACCAAGACCTGGAGATCTAGTATTCTTCCATAACACATACCGCAAAGGCATTTCGCATGTAGGTATTTATGTTGGTAACAATAAATTTGTTCATGCTGGCGGGAAGAAATCCGAAGTTGTCAACTTGAACAATCCATACTGGAAATCTAAATTCAATAGTTTCAGAAGAATATAA
- a CDS encoding general stress protein yields the protein MDELISKTFVGVYYNDADLLDKIKELKETGYLDDNIYVIAKNENDVSMLRSRTGADVYSAYDTWTDRFMDFLTGENHIKQMMYGIGMDTIQVDRYYEEVQHGGMMLYVDEGWAFSVYSKNELFNTDGIPPSATKPVNNHNRTADPFIENINSEPSYGGYEPLQNAAHPEVQSVNNQDPIIQTNDLTSEVDDAVRVEQITEKDPSEFPRD from the coding sequence ATGGATGAACTAATTAGCAAAACATTTGTTGGTGTATATTATAACGATGCTGACCTTCTAGACAAGATCAAGGAACTTAAAGAAACAGGTTATCTAGATGATAACATTTATGTTATCGCTAAAAATGAAAACGATGTATCCATGCTGCGCAGTAGAACAGGCGCGGATGTGTACTCCGCATACGACACGTGGACTGACCGCTTTATGGACTTCCTAACCGGTGAAAATCATATTAAACAAATGATGTACGGTATAGGTATGGATACGATTCAAGTAGACCGCTACTACGAAGAAGTTCAGCATGGCGGCATGATGCTGTATGTGGATGAAGGCTGGGCATTCAGCGTATATTCAAAAAATGAGCTTTTTAATACAGACGGAATACCCCCTAGTGCGACTAAACCTGTTAACAATCATAATAGAACAGCAGATCCATTTATTGAAAACATTAATTCTGAACCTTCTTACGGAGGGTATGAGCCTTTGCAAAATGCCGCTCATCCAGAGGTCCAGTCTGTAAACAATCAAGACCCTATTATTCAGACGAATGATCTTACTTCAGAAGTGGACGATGCAGTACGTGTCGAACAAATTACAGAAAAAGATCCTTCTGAATTTCCTAGAGACTAA
- a CDS encoding S-layer homology domain-containing protein, with amino-acid sequence MKARNPYIWGLLLVLFALLPQQASAKTSFTDVNDRYWAKDAIEWASEIGLTSGYPNGTFKPEQAITEAQLVTMLVRFDLNSPNSFLSRKGEHKSMGNYRYLAKHHLPLRGLNSGTARNSALQRAYAAKIFAAYQGKDLFAQEAVYYLYTHDLANGLTGKNDYQDFAPKRNLTRAEAVDIMHNMFKDQGRHMQGLTSKANGKDNAQYAKPLKFVEEDEIEFERPNQPSLPGNPTGKPQGTVTVDIDKPTLTANGIDETFITFTFRDCNGELIPYEQELEFEVTSKEGARIEVHAPIQQSDKPIIPPTPDPVPKPELKPQDPEDPDREFAEAETVVASASAVVAAANSWYPHAISDGPEVTIKVIAPRTTSEKVDTITVTPVSKVGTCPLSTASANITYVPRAEIQLKVEEGKSFNNGITYITAILARPGGARITDFNGYLKLDSLYSLPFENSFIRFSNGVANTSFITPTTLMRNEIFATAIANTSVTDSAMLSILGKSFSEPVSYAPPLTTDMTCTNEKPEIGFLIDSSGSMELNDPDRLRVSKTEEFITALQADMNIATHFTTSGMFLAKGAPKPVIDSLAPGVKQSGGTSIANGLKVAFSKFTLSQPKTLILLTDGKSSKIPILKEVERAKELGIKIYTIGLGKNLDTELLEQIARDTGGQYFFIKDSIELPLVYQSILQEINCGTPIETCSLSASIFQSPSVKLTASDIRMSTELLTACGPINKVIVRFSSKDGNLDYELTHRRQGIYMLNKKQYEIEDFQLSSDATFIAYDSSGKEIGQQKVRIE; translated from the coding sequence TTGAAAGCACGCAATCCGTATATATGGGGTCTACTGCTCGTTCTATTTGCCCTTTTACCGCAACAAGCATCTGCTAAGACTTCTTTTACAGATGTAAATGATCGCTACTGGGCTAAGGATGCTATTGAATGGGCATCAGAAATCGGTTTAACATCCGGTTATCCAAATGGGACGTTCAAGCCGGAACAAGCTATTACAGAAGCACAACTCGTAACGATGCTCGTACGCTTTGACCTCAACTCCCCCAATTCGTTCCTTTCAAGAAAAGGTGAACATAAATCGATGGGGAATTATCGTTACTTGGCTAAACACCACTTGCCCTTACGTGGATTAAACAGTGGTACTGCTAGAAACTCCGCTTTACAACGAGCGTATGCGGCGAAGATATTCGCTGCGTATCAAGGTAAAGACTTGTTTGCACAAGAAGCAGTGTATTATCTTTACACACATGATCTAGCCAATGGATTAACAGGTAAGAATGATTACCAAGACTTTGCACCAAAGAGAAATCTAACACGTGCTGAGGCCGTCGATATCATGCACAACATGTTCAAAGATCAAGGGCGGCATATGCAAGGTCTCACATCTAAAGCAAACGGTAAAGACAATGCACAATATGCAAAACCTCTAAAGTTCGTGGAGGAAGATGAAATAGAATTCGAGCGTCCTAATCAACCTTCCCTTCCAGGCAATCCTACGGGGAAACCACAAGGAACCGTAACAGTTGATATAGATAAACCAACTTTGACTGCGAATGGCATAGATGAAACGTTCATTACGTTTACATTCCGTGATTGTAACGGCGAACTGATTCCTTATGAACAAGAACTTGAATTCGAAGTAACTTCCAAAGAAGGTGCAAGGATTGAAGTGCATGCACCTATTCAACAGTCAGATAAGCCAATAATTCCGCCAACACCTGACCCTGTGCCTAAACCGGAACTTAAGCCACAGGATCCAGAAGATCCCGACCGTGAATTTGCAGAAGCAGAAACTGTAGTGGCATCGGCTTCTGCTGTAGTCGCTGCTGCGAACTCTTGGTATCCACATGCAATTTCAGACGGTCCTGAAGTAACGATAAAAGTAATCGCCCCCCGTACAACTTCTGAAAAAGTGGATACGATTACTGTTACGCCTGTAAGTAAAGTAGGAACTTGCCCACTTTCTACAGCTTCAGCAAACATTACGTATGTACCTAGAGCAGAAATTCAGTTGAAAGTTGAAGAGGGAAAGAGTTTCAATAATGGGATTACCTATATTACTGCCATACTTGCACGACCAGGCGGAGCACGCATTACAGACTTTAATGGTTATTTAAAGTTGGATTCCCTATACAGCTTGCCTTTTGAGAATTCTTTCATAAGGTTCAGTAATGGAGTTGCGAATACATCCTTCATAACACCGACCACTCTAATGCGGAATGAAATTTTTGCGACAGCGATAGCAAATACTTCAGTTACCGATAGTGCGATGCTGTCGATATTAGGAAAGAGCTTTAGTGAACCTGTTTCTTATGCACCTCCGTTAACTACAGATATGACGTGTACGAATGAAAAACCTGAAATCGGTTTTCTAATAGATTCCTCAGGTAGTATGGAACTGAATGATCCTGATCGTTTGCGTGTTTCCAAAACAGAGGAATTCATTACAGCTTTACAAGCAGACATGAATATCGCTACACACTTCACCACTAGCGGTATGTTTTTAGCCAAAGGTGCACCAAAACCTGTTATTGACTCTTTGGCACCTGGAGTAAAACAAAGTGGCGGTACAAGTATTGCAAATGGTTTAAAAGTCGCTTTCAGTAAATTCACACTGTCCCAGCCAAAAACGCTTATTCTTTTAACTGATGGCAAATCATCTAAAATACCGATATTGAAAGAAGTGGAAAGAGCGAAAGAACTTGGCATCAAAATTTACACAATTGGCCTAGGAAAAAACTTAGACACCGAGCTATTGGAGCAAATAGCTCGTGACACAGGTGGTCAATACTTCTTCATAAAAGATAGTATCGAACTACCTCTTGTCTATCAGTCCATTTTACAAGAAATTAATTGTGGGACACCAATCGAAACATGTTCACTCAGCGCGTCCATTTTCCAATCTCCATCAGTCAAACTGACAGCCAGTGACATCCGTATGTCAACGGAACTATTGACTGCATGCGGCCCAATCAACAAAGTAATCGTTCGATTCTCTTCAAAAGACGGAAACTTAGATTATGAACTTACACATAGAAGACAAGGGATTTATATGCTGAATAAAAAACAGTATGAAATAGAGGACTTCCAATTAAGTTCAGATGCAACGTTTATAGCATATGATAGCTCTGGGAAAGAGATTGGACAGCAGAAAGTACGTATAGAATAA